A window of Tripterygium wilfordii isolate XIE 37 chromosome 7, ASM1340144v1, whole genome shotgun sequence contains these coding sequences:
- the LOC120001389 gene encoding RING-H2 finger protein ATL18: MVFVVYPQRSLSVAIIVFYTCVWIPFQQMRRALLSIIIAITYSSSTYNTSSSTNTIAHDHIHPGVVVDSFSLPVAARFEDLRGSLQLLNNEDEDDIIICSICLVGLDQDQEDDDDLELVIKLPECNHIFHRECIHKWVDRDRFTCPLCRSFLFCPKQQQNPNTNKFQVRRINKFSSRPSI, translated from the coding sequence ATGGTTTTTGTGGTGTATCCTCAGCGTAGTTTATCAGTAGCTATCATTGTTTTCTACACATGCGTTTGGATTCCATTCCAACAGATGAGACGAGCCCTTCTCAGCATCATCATCGCCATCACGTACTCGAGTAGCACTTATAATACTTCATCATCAACTAATACTATTGCCCATGATCATATTCATCCGGGAGTAGTAGTTGACAGCTTCAGCCTTCCAGTGGCAGCTCGGTTCGAGGACTTGAGAGGAAGCTTGCAGTTGCTGAAtaatgaggatgaggatgacaTTATTATTTGCTCCATTTGTTTGGTAGGGTTGGATCAAGatcaagaagatgatgatgacttGGAGTTGGTGATCAAACTCCCCGAATGCAACCACATCTTCCATAGGGAATGCATTCACAAATGGGTGGACAGGGATCGCTTTACCTGCCCACTCTGCAGGTCTTTTCTGTTTTGCcccaaacaacaacaaaacccCAATACAAACAAGTTTCAAGTCCGAAGAATCAATAAATTTTCATCGCGCCCAAGTATATAA
- the LOC120003052 gene encoding AP-1 complex subunit sigma-2-like, producing MIHFVLLISRQGKVRLTKWYSPYSQRERTKVIRELGQVILSRGPKLCNFVEWRGYKVVYKIYASLYFCMCIDQDDNELEVLEIIHHYVEILDRYFGSVCELDLIFKFHKAYYILDELLIAGELQESSKKTVARLIAAQDSLVETAKEQANSISNIIAEATK from the exons ATG ATTCATTTTGTGCTCCTTATTAGCCGACAAGGGAAAGTTAGGTTGACAAAATGGTATTCACCTTATTCTCAGAGGGAAAGAACTAAG GTTATTCGTGAGCTTGGTCAAGTAATTCTAAGCCGAGGGCCCAAGCTATGTAATTTTGTAGAGTGGAGAGGATACAAAGTTGTTTACAAAAT ATATGCCAGTCTGTATTTCTGCATGTGCATTGATCAGGATGATAATGAATTAGAGGTTCTAGAAATAATACATCATTATGTTGAGATTTTGGATCGATACTTTGGCAGT GTTTGTGAGTTGGACTTGATTTTCAAGTTCCACAAG GCATACTATATactggatgagcttttaattgCTGGTGAACTTCAAGAGTCGAGCAAGAAAACTGTCGCACGGCTAATAGCTGCACAG GATTCTTTGGTTGAGACTGCAAAAGAGCAGGCCAATTCCATAAGTAACATAATTGCCGAGGCCACAAAGTAG